Proteins encoded in a region of the Panicum hallii strain FIL2 chromosome 3, PHallii_v3.1, whole genome shotgun sequence genome:
- the LOC112887261 gene encoding uncharacterized protein LOC112887261, translating into MAIVRTGAGVRLPRLDGGGEGSPEATEDDEESRATPSQESGADGFSGGEEEEGEEEEEENGGGGEEPEEAEDELGEEELELEEEEEEGDSGMGSDELEVTELGEPGAEMCQVGDQSVAVPLELYDLAGLSDVLSLDAWNTLLSEDERIRLAALLPDMDQETFARTLVELLSGQNFHFGSPLAALFKQLKGGLCDPRVNLYRRGTRFAERRKHYYWLQSYHNSMVRGLWEIKDCWKGREGYSLDERLRMLDALKAKQQQRKALALAWRSGSETDSGSRESGKQVLNQLKLDKIGQKKAGKLAKERSKGLLRVNMLKGVDEEYGEGSGRDAAVALSRQDNVYGYDSGTHRGKLHRSIDGLYSEELGYERDSSRTRFPRLLPKPVKKKELTTSYDGNLYGNNYHDNNNASPYYYGRNPGPNQGVTLAAAYDPPYFDTRRNARYSERDWVQGGKGVQSKALTGDEMHWTASTHTGQVDDWQKGKLAGDYRSRKDQAGYGLKVKSYKSIEQQTNDARIGSDPRSKISQVKMAGKSSSQFDRISQKHSRGNAAYSQSEETESDSSEQFEDSGDVHFLERKPEHHHSGFHRQAHGVKKSKKLSKVVKMNYPTAGADLEPSRSKGFKGKVSEAGYLRDVDVKMTEQISDVMKPPAASGERKRKGMANLETHVHDNSELHEINENANDSFRLTESERLASKSGHAIQDSNGDFGGTERVSGSSGSKKTKGRVEVPSLDEHSEHVPSGPKMADNISGSKKKSKKKPESTTDAVTVAEPAADVPEDNVVAVEPEKIEKPKKKYVPISPTIHTGFSFSVVHLLTAVKKAMVSPAEDTPAAAKQPDGEDGKKWFNNEEQNKTPQEQSMTEQAQQVLDGADASAAEQNVPSNSLALTVQEIVNRIRSNPGDPRILETQEPLQDLVRGVLKVLSSRTAPLGAKSWKALVAYEKSNKSWFWVGPVPSVSSYDDPDEETSAEAWCIPHKMLVKLVDAFSNWLKSGQETLKQIGSLPPPPPPNPANLDLKERFKELRAQKSLNTISPSSDEARAYFQREEFLRYSIPDRAFCYTAADGEKSIVAPLRRGGGKPTAKARGHPMLLPDRPPHVTILCLVRDAASRLPARTGTRADVCTLLRDSQYLNHEEANKEAAINQVVSGALDRLHYERDPCVLYDNDKKLWTYLHRGREEEDFEDDGTSSTKKWKRPRKDPSDPAEPGAANDDFDDDGTGTPLANNAKKQKTDHGDPTVSGEANDEGDNATQNPSCGGLEGDPDLNVPSSKNYEESVGVVYIDARPDDAGSNSVDAKPGSRADDNPASWQSVPEQNKNSTALPENTSMDATLS; encoded by the coding sequence ATGGCGATCGTGAGGACCGGCGCCGGCGTCCGGCTCCCGAGGCttgacggcggcggggagggctcgccggaggccacggaggacgacgaggagtCGCGGGCCACGCCGTCGCAGGAGTCCGGGGCCGACGGCTtctccggcggcgaggaggaggagggggaggaggaggaggaggagaatgGCGGCGGAGGTGAGGAACCAGAGGAGGCGGAGGATGAGTTAGGCGAGGAGGAGTTggagctggaggaggaggaagaggagggggaCTCGGGGATGGGTTCCGACGAGCTGGAGGTCACGGAGCTCGGGGAGCCTGGCGCCGAGATGTGCCAGGTTGGGGACCAGAGCGTTGCCGTGCCGCTGGAGCTCTACGACCTCGCCGGCCTCAGTGATGTGCTTTCGCTCGACGCCTGGAACACCCTCCTTAGCGAGGACGAGCGAATCCGTCTCGCCGCCTTGCTGCCCGACATGGACCAGGAGACCTTTGCCCGCACCCTAGTTGAGCTCCTCTCAGGACAGAACTTCCACTTTGGgagccccctcgccgccctCTTCAAGCAGCTCAAAGGGGGGCTGTGCGACCCCAGGGTCAACCTGTACCGCCGTGGCACCCGCTTTGCGGAGCGGCGCAAGCATTACTACTGGCTGCAGAGCTACCACAACTCAATGGTGCGGGGTCTGTGGGAGATCAAGGATTGCTGGAAGGGCCGTGAGGGGTACAGCCTTGATGAGAGGCTGAGGATGTTGGATGCTTTGAAGGCAAAGCAGCAGCAGAGAAAAGCTTTGGCTTTGGCTTGGCGATCTGGGTCAGAGACTGATTCGGGGAGCAGGGAGTCTGGGAAACAGGTCTTAAATCAGCTGAAGCTAGATAAGATTGGACAGAAGAAGGCAGGGAAGTTAGCGAAGGAGAGGTCTAAAGGCTTGCTGCGGGTGAATATGCTGAAAGGAGTTGATGAAGAGTATGGGGAAGGGTCTGGCCGTGATGCTGCAGTAGCGCTTTCTCGTCAAGACAATGTGTATGGATATGATTCGGGCACACATAGAGGGAAGCTTCATAGGAGCATAGATGGCCTTTACTCGGAGGAGCTAGGATATGAACGGGATTCGTCCAGAACTCGGTTTCCGAGGCTGCTGCCGAAGCCAGTAAAGAAGAAGGAATTGACTACGAGCTATGATGGCAATCTGTACGGAAACAACTACCATGATAACAATAATGCTTCTCCATACTACTATGGCAGGAATCCCGGTCCTAATCAGGGAGTCACTCTAGCAGCAGCATATGATCCTCCATATTTTGACACCAGAAGGAATGCAAGGTACTCGGAGAGGGACTGGGTACAGGGTGGAAAAGGTGTGCAGAGTAAAGCACTAACAGGGGATGAAATGCACTGGACTGCTAGTACCCACACTGGCCAAGTAGATGACTGGCAAAAAGGGAAGTTGGCAGGTGATTACAGGAGCAGGAAAGATCAAGCTGGCTATGGTCTGAAGGTTAAGTCCTATAAAAGCATCGAGCAACAGACTAATGATGCTCGCATTGGGTCAGACCCTAGAAGCAAGATATCACAGGTGAAGATGGCAGGTAAATCCAGTAGCCAATTTGATAGGATTAGCCAGAAACACTCCAGGGGCAATGCTGCCTATTCTCAAAGTGAGGAGACAGAATCTGATTCATCAGAACAGTTTGAAGATAGTGGGGACGTGCATTTTCTTGAACGGAAGCCAGAGCATCACCATTCTGGATTTCATAGACAAGCACATGGTGTCAAAAAGTCAAAAAAACTTTCTAAAGTGGTCAAAATGAACTATCCTACTGCTGGTGCAGATTTAGAACCCTCTCGGAGCAAAGGATTCAAAGGAAAGGTTTCAGAGGCTGGTTATTTACGTGATGTGGATGTGAAGATGACGGAACAGATTAGTGATGTCATGAAACCTCCAGCAGCCAGTGGTGAAAGGAAGCGGAAAGGGATGGCAAATTTGGAAACACATGTTCATGATAACTCCGAACTGCATGAAATCAATGAAAATGCCAATGATTCATTCAGGCTAACAGAAAGTGAAAGGCTTGCCAGTAAATCAGGCCATGCAATCCAAGATTCTAATGGTGATTTTGGTGGTACTGAAAGAGTAAGTGGTAGCTCTGGGTCCAAAAAAACAAAAGGAAGAGTTGAAGTTCCTAGCCTGGATGAGCACAGTGAGCATGTGCCATCTGGTCCAAAAATGGCCGACAACATCAGTGGCTCGAAGAAGAAAAGCAAAAAGAAGCCAGAGAGCACCACAGACGCAGTTACTGTAGCAGAACCAGCTGCTGATGTGCCGGAAGATAATGTAGTAGCAGTAGAGCCTGAGAAGATTGAGAAGCCCAAGAAGAAGTATGTACCAATATCACCAACTATCCATACCGGCTTTTCATTCTCCGTTGTACATCTTTTAACTGCTGTAAAGAAGGCTATGGTCTCTCCTGCTGAGGATACTCCAGCAGCAGCGAAGCAACCTGATGGAGAGGACGGCAAAAAATGGTTCAACAATGAAGAGCAAAACAAAACGCCTCAAGAACAAAGTATGACAGAACAAGCTCAACAGGTTCTTGATGGTGCAGATGCCAGTGCCGCAGAGCAGAATGTACCAAGCAATTCACTAGCACTTACTGTTCAAGAGATCGTCAATCGAATTAGATCAAATCCTGGAGATCCTAGGATACTTGAAACCCAGGAGCCCCTCCAGGATTTAGTTCGAGGAGTATTGAAGGTACTGTCATCTAGAACAGCTCCTCTAGGTGCAAAGAGCTGGAAAGCACTAGTTGCCTATGAAAAGTCAAACAAAAGTTGGTTCTGGGTTGGTCCAGTACCTTCTGTTTCATCATATGATGATCCTGATGAAGAAACTTCTGCAGAAGCATGGTGTATACCGCACAAGATGCTTGTGAAGTTGGTTGATGCATTTTCTAATTGGCTGAAAAGTGGTCAGGAAACCCTCAAGCAGATAGGATCCcttccaccacctccaccaccaaaTCCTGCAAACTTGGATTTGAAGGAAAGATTCAAGGAGCTTAGAGCCCAGAAAAGTCTTAACACAATAAGCCCAAGCTCAGACGAAGCAAGGGCATATTTCCAGCGTGAGGAATTTTTGAGGTACTCCATACCTGATAGAGCCTTTTGCTATACTGCTGCTGATGGGGAGAAGTCTATAGTTGCTCCCTTGAGAAGAGGAGGTGGAAAGCCCACTGCTAAAGCTAGGGGTCACCCCATGCTCTTACCTGATCGTCCGCCACATGTTACTATCCTCTGTCTTGTAAGAGATGCTGCTTCTAGGTTGCCTGCAAGAACTGGAACTAGAGCTGATGTCTGCACACTACTCAGAGATTCACAATACCTAAACCATGAAGAAGCCAATAAAGAGGCTGCTATTAATCAAGTCGTCAGCGGTGCTCTTGATCGCTTGCACTATGAACGTGATCCTTGCGTACTGTATGATAATGACAAAAAATTGTGGACCTATCTACACAGGGGTAGGGAGGAGGAAGATTTTGAGGATGATGGCACGTCATCTACGAAAAAATGGAAGAGACCGAGGAAAGATCCCTCTGATCCGGCAGAGCCAGGTGCAGCAAACGATGATTTTGATGATGATGGCACTGGCACCCCTTTGGCGAACAATGCAAAAAAGCAAAAGACAGACCATGGCGATCCTACAGTATCAGGAGAAGCTAACGATGAGGGAGATAATGCAACTCAGAATCCATCTTGTGGTGGCCTCGAGGGTGATCCTGATCTTAATGTTCCATCATCAAAAAATTACGAAGAATCAGTTGGAGTTGTTTACATTGATGCAAGACCAGATGATGCTGGTTCGAATTCAGTAGATGCAAAACCAGGCAGCAGGGCTGATGATAACCCAGCAAGTTGGCAGTCAGTCCCAGAACAGAATAAAAACAGCACGGCACTTCCTGAGAACACCAGCATGGATGCTACCCTGTCATGA